From the genome of Haloarcula limicola, one region includes:
- a CDS encoding CBS domain-containing protein, producing the protein MDIADIATREFVEVDANKRLGKVRSIFERENPKGIIVTEDGAYAGVITQKQLVQSHVEDDAKAGAMTSSAPKIGRTDDVREVARVLVEGGTKIAPVFQGEELWGIVTEDDILEAVLENLDALTIEQIYTDDVITVTEDTNVGQVVNLLRKHGISRLPVLDDTDSLTGMVTRHDIVDVVVRDMNKATRGDRSGEIERVLDLPVYDVMNSPVETAKLGDSVEDAVSRMLENDFAGLVVTDEDDDGHVIGILTKTDVLRALTYTEEDHMDVQITNIKLLDTISRETIRTDIGEVVDKYQAMQVKHAHVRFHEHKEKLRGTPLIQCQIRLRTNKGQAAGSGEGYGAETAFNVALDKLERNVLELKGVQADEEYRGQLLRKLGEL; encoded by the coding sequence ATGGACATTGCTGACATCGCCACCAGAGAGTTTGTCGAGGTCGACGCCAACAAGCGCCTCGGGAAGGTCCGCTCGATCTTCGAGCGGGAGAACCCGAAGGGCATCATCGTCACCGAGGACGGTGCGTACGCGGGCGTCATCACGCAGAAGCAGTTGGTCCAGTCCCACGTCGAGGACGACGCGAAGGCGGGGGCGATGACCAGTTCGGCACCGAAGATCGGGCGGACCGACGACGTGCGCGAAGTCGCACGGGTGCTGGTCGAGGGCGGGACTAAAATCGCGCCGGTGTTCCAGGGCGAGGAGCTCTGGGGCATCGTCACCGAGGACGACATCCTCGAAGCCGTACTCGAGAACCTCGACGCGCTGACTATCGAGCAGATCTACACCGACGACGTCATCACCGTCACCGAGGACACGAACGTCGGACAGGTCGTCAATCTGCTCCGGAAGCACGGCATCTCCCGACTGCCGGTGCTCGACGACACCGACTCGCTGACCGGGATGGTCACGCGCCACGACATCGTCGACGTGGTGGTCCGCGACATGAACAAGGCCACCCGCGGCGACCGCTCCGGCGAGATCGAACGCGTGCTGGACCTGCCGGTCTACGACGTGATGAACAGCCCCGTCGAGACGGCGAAACTGGGCGACTCCGTGGAAGACGCCGTCTCCCGGATGCTCGAGAACGACTTCGCCGGGCTGGTCGTGACCGACGAGGACGACGACGGCCACGTCATCGGTATCCTCACCAAGACGGACGTGCTCCGGGCGCTGACCTACACCGAGGAGGACCACATGGACGTCCAGATAACCAACATCAAACTCCTCGATACCATCTCCCGGGAGACCATCCGCACCGACATCGGGGAGGTCGTCGACAAGTACCAGGCGATGCAGGTGAAACACGCCCACGTCCGCTTCCACGAACACAAGGAGAAGCTCCGGGGCACCCCGCTCATCCAGTGTCAGATCCGCCTCCGGACCAACAAGGGACAGGCCGCCGGTTCCGGTGAGGGATACGGGGCCGAGACGGCCTTCAACGTCGCGCTGGACAAGCTCGAACGCAACGTCCTCGAACTGAAGGGCGTCCAGGCCGACGAGGAGTACCGCGGCCAGTTGCTCCGGAAGCTCGGCGAGCTGTAG
- a CDS encoding CDC48 family AAA ATPase, with translation MNEVQLEVAKAYPNDSGRGIARLDPDTLLHLKLSPGDIIEIEGSDTTAAKVWRADRQDWNTDTVRIDGFTRQNADVGIGERVEIRKAEAEKADKLVLAPPEEASVQFGSDAAGMVKRQILKRPVVERDIVPVMSSTNHPFMRSPGQAIPLIAVETEPEGVCLITEDTEVELREEPISGFEKTGGGITYEDIGGLQNEIQRVREMVELPMKHPQIFKKLGIEPPQGVLLHGPPGTGKTLLAKAVANETSASFFSIAGPEIISKYYGESEQQLREIFEDASEESPAIIFIDELDSIAPKREDVTGEVERRVVAQLLTMMDGLESRGQVIVIAATNRVDSVDPALRRPGRFDREIEIGVPDEVGREEILQIHTRGMPLSDDVNLAKMATDTHGFVGADIESLTKEAAMKALRRYLPEIDLDEEDIPPSLIDRMIIKREDFKGALNEVSPSAMREVLVELPKVSWDSVGGLDPAKEQVQEAVEWPMNSPEKFERMGVTPPSGVLLYGPPGTGKTLMAKAVANETDANFISVRGPQLLSKWVGESEKAIRQTFRKARQVAPTVIFFDELDSLAPGRGGEMGSNVSERVVNQLLTELDGLEEMEDVMVIGATNRPDMIDPALIRSGRFDRLVMIGEPDVEGREQILRIHTDDTPLAPDVSLRELAERTGGFVGSDLESIAREAAIEALREDDDAEEVDMRHFRQAMDSVRPTITDDIRDYYEQMQEEFKGGSSPQRQPGGSGRIGFQ, from the coding sequence ATGAACGAAGTGCAACTGGAAGTGGCGAAGGCGTACCCGAACGACTCGGGACGCGGCATCGCCCGCCTCGACCCCGACACGCTGCTCCATCTCAAGCTCTCGCCCGGCGACATCATCGAGATAGAGGGGAGCGACACGACGGCCGCCAAGGTGTGGCGCGCCGACCGACAGGACTGGAACACGGACACGGTGCGCATCGACGGTTTCACGCGGCAGAACGCCGACGTGGGAATCGGCGAGCGCGTCGAGATACGGAAGGCCGAGGCCGAGAAGGCCGACAAGCTCGTCCTCGCACCGCCCGAGGAGGCGTCGGTGCAGTTCGGCTCCGACGCCGCCGGCATGGTCAAGCGACAGATCCTGAAGCGGCCGGTCGTCGAGCGCGACATCGTCCCCGTGATGTCCTCGACGAACCACCCCTTCATGCGTTCGCCGGGACAGGCCATCCCGCTCATCGCCGTCGAGACCGAGCCCGAGGGCGTCTGTCTCATCACCGAGGACACCGAGGTCGAACTGCGCGAGGAGCCGATCTCGGGCTTCGAGAAGACCGGCGGCGGCATCACCTACGAGGACATCGGCGGTCTCCAGAACGAGATCCAGCGCGTCCGCGAGATGGTCGAGCTGCCGATGAAACACCCCCAGATCTTCAAGAAGCTCGGCATCGAGCCGCCACAGGGGGTTCTGCTCCACGGGCCGCCGGGTACCGGGAAGACCCTGCTCGCTAAAGCGGTCGCCAACGAGACCTCCGCCAGTTTCTTCTCTATCGCCGGGCCGGAGATCATCTCGAAGTACTACGGCGAATCGGAGCAACAGCTGCGCGAGATCTTCGAGGACGCGAGCGAGGAGTCGCCCGCCATCATCTTCATCGACGAGCTCGACTCCATCGCGCCCAAGCGCGAGGACGTCACCGGCGAGGTCGAGCGCCGGGTCGTCGCCCAACTGCTCACGATGATGGACGGCCTCGAATCGCGGGGTCAGGTCATCGTCATCGCCGCCACGAACCGCGTCGACAGCGTCGACCCGGCGCTCCGCCGCCCGGGCCGCTTCGACCGCGAGATCGAGATCGGCGTCCCCGACGAGGTCGGACGCGAGGAGATCCTCCAGATCCACACCCGCGGGATGCCCCTCTCGGACGACGTCAACCTCGCGAAGATGGCAACGGACACCCACGGCTTCGTCGGTGCCGACATCGAGAGCCTGACGAAGGAAGCGGCGATGAAGGCACTGCGCCGGTACCTCCCCGAGATCGACTTAGACGAGGAGGACATCCCGCCGAGCCTCATCGACCGCATGATCATCAAGCGCGAGGACTTCAAGGGCGCGCTCAACGAGGTGAGCCCCAGCGCCATGCGGGAGGTCCTCGTGGAACTGCCGAAGGTGTCCTGGGACAGCGTCGGCGGGTTAGACCCGGCCAAGGAACAGGTCCAGGAGGCCGTCGAGTGGCCGATGAACAGCCCGGAGAAGTTCGAGCGGATGGGCGTCACCCCGCCCTCCGGAGTCCTGCTGTACGGCCCGCCCGGCACCGGGAAGACGCTGATGGCGAAGGCCGTCGCCAACGAGACGGACGCCAACTTCATCTCGGTGCGGGGACCGCAACTGCTCAGCAAGTGGGTCGGGGAGAGCGAGAAGGCCATCCGGCAGACCTTCCGCAAGGCGCGGCAGGTCGCGCCGACGGTCATCTTCTTCGACGAACTCGACTCGCTGGCTCCGGGCCGGGGCGGCGAGATGGGGTCGAACGTCTCCGAGCGCGTCGTCAACCAGCTACTGACCGAACTCGACGGTCTCGAAGAGATGGAGGACGTGATGGTCATCGGCGCGACCAACCGCCCGGACATGATCGACCCGGCCCTCATCCGCTCGGGCCGCTTCGACCGTCTGGTCATGATCGGCGAGCCCGACGTCGAGGGCCGCGAGCAGATCCTGCGGATCCACACGGACGACACGCCGCTGGCTCCCGACGTGAGCCTGCGCGAACTGGCCGAGCGCACCGGCGGATTCGTCGGTTCCGACCTCGAATCCATCGCGCGCGAGGCGGCCATCGAGGCCCTCCGCGAGGACGACGACGCCGAGGAGGTCGACATGCGGCACTTCCGTCAGGCGATGGACAGCGTCCGGCCGACGATCACGGACGACATCCGCGACTACTACGAGCAGATGCAAGAGGAGTTCAAGGGCGGCTCCAGCCCGCAGCGCCAGCCCGGCGGTAGCGGCCGCATCGGCTTCCAGTAA
- a CDS encoding universal stress protein has product MVFLVPFDGSSLAEAALERAVEYAAALDHEVVAVSLIPTGSDYAQRRRQVDPHEDFAAETAASDLRRKIEEATDDAELRYEDVSAYSANELSETVRKVARDVNASVVFLGSADTEDVVVPIEELDDEDAYDVHIVRRA; this is encoded by the coding sequence ATGGTGTTTCTCGTTCCCTTCGACGGATCGTCGCTCGCCGAGGCCGCGCTCGAGCGCGCGGTGGAGTACGCCGCCGCCCTCGACCACGAAGTCGTCGCCGTCAGTCTCATCCCGACGGGGTCCGACTACGCGCAGCGCCGTCGACAGGTCGACCCCCACGAGGACTTCGCGGCGGAGACGGCCGCCAGCGACCTCCGGCGCAAGATCGAGGAGGCGACCGACGACGCCGAACTCCGCTACGAGGACGTTAGCGCCTACTCCGCGAACGAACTCTCCGAGACCGTCCGAAAGGTCGCCCGCGACGTCAACGCGTCCGTCGTCTTTCTGGGCAGCGCCGACACCGAGGACGTGGTCGTGCCCATCGAGGAGCTCGACGACGAGGACGCCTACGACGTCCACATCGTCCGGCGCGCGTAG